A single genomic interval of Hydrotalea sp. harbors:
- the mreC gene encoding rod shape-determining protein MreC, with amino-acid sequence MLLGKKTLYIKRAGYGKATRGGVNWLKWFFDNGGFWLYLAAGIILIFASNNRPNTDNLATTSDTTTSDTTTAQNNSQASNSDDEAPAVATGDKTNAIAAVPGVMAFTQVLTSNLGQGAAYITSALGNLIYANEENKQLRKDLTDYNLLKQQVAVLERENLELSKLLKFEPSKTGGNYVTARIIGDAGASGRQTWLINRGANDGITQGAFAVDDHGLVGVVIEVARNSARILRLSDPNFYLPVTVNDRKFRAVLRGNGSPIATLDYFDGLDRPAVGEEVLSTGSGGNFPPFLPIGTIYDKKFGDIGVLIFAEKNPPIYVKIYKP; translated from the coding sequence ATGCTCCTTGGTAAAAAAACACTCTATATTAAACGCGCCGGCTATGGCAAGGCCACGCGCGGCGGCGTCAATTGGCTAAAATGGTTTTTTGACAACGGCGGCTTCTGGCTATACCTTGCCGCCGGTATTATTTTGATATTTGCCAGCAATAATCGCCCCAACACCGACAATCTTGCCACCACCAGCGACACCACCACCAGCGACACCACCACCGCGCAAAACAACAGCCAAGCCAGCAACAGCGATGATGAAGCCCCAGCGGTTGCCACCGGCGACAAAACCAATGCCATCGCCGCCGTCCCCGGGGTCATGGCCTTCACGCAAGTGCTGACCAGCAACCTGGGCCAGGGCGCGGCCTATATTACAAGCGCGCTGGGCAACCTTATCTACGCCAACGAAGAAAACAAACAATTGCGCAAGGATCTAACCGACTATAATTTGTTAAAACAACAGGTCGCGGTATTGGAACGTGAAAATTTAGAACTCAGCAAATTGTTAAAATTTGAACCAAGCAAAACTGGCGGCAATTATGTAACGGCGCGCATCATCGGCGATGCCGGCGCGTCGGGGCGACAAACCTGGCTTATCAATCGCGGTGCCAACGACGGCATTACCCAAGGGGCCTTCGCGGTAGACGACCATGGCTTGGTCGGCGTGGTTATAGAGGTCGCCCGTAACAGCGCGCGTATTTTACGCCTCTCCGACCCGAATTTTTATTTGCCGGTCACGGTCAATGACCGCAAATTTCGCGCCGTGTTGCGCGGCAATGGTAGCCCGATTGCCACCTTGGACTATTTTGACGGGCTTGACCGCCCAGCGGTGGGCGAGGAAGTCTTGAGCACTGGTAGCGGCGGTAACTTCCCGCCGTTCCTGCCGATTGGCACGATTTACGATAAAAAATTTGGCGACATTGGGGTCTTGATATTCGCCGAAAAAAACCCACCCATTTATGTAAAAATATACAAGCCATAA
- a CDS encoding cytochrome c-type biogenesis protein CcmH — MAIKKILLWSVLAICLAVVASPPRLARAQDATQKVEQDINQVRLDRFLLATRCLVCAGESLATSASPFANNLRAVIVAQFAAGKSDKEVREYLIARYGEAIFFRPPLRLSTIFLWLSPLFFLLSGFFILRGMFGKGRR, encoded by the coding sequence ATGGCAATAAAAAAAATTCTGCTATGGTCGGTGTTGGCTATTTGCTTGGCGGTGGTTGCGTCGCCGCCGCGGTTGGCGCGGGCACAGGATGCAACCCAAAAGGTTGAGCAGGACATTAACCAAGTAAGGTTGGACAGGTTTTTATTAGCAACCCGTTGTTTGGTTTGCGCTGGCGAATCGCTGGCGACTTCGGCCTCGCCCTTTGCTAATAATTTACGCGCGGTGATTGTCGCGCAATTTGCCGCCGGCAAATCGGATAAAGAGGTCAGGGAATACCTGATTGCACGTTATGGCGAGGCGATATTTTTTCGCCCACCGCTCCGCCTCAGCACGATTTTTTTATGGCTGTCGCCGTTGTTTTTTTTGCTAAGCGGTTTTTTTATCCTGCGCGGCATGTTTGGCAAGGGCCGGCGGTAG
- the mrdA gene encoding penicillin-binding protein 2 — MLFAEEKVFDRRIALLQGGGLLMAGVLGARLVDLQIIKKNFYLKKSDNNRVRVIPIIPERGKILDRYGDILAGAVRNFRLDFLVSEVKDDAGAKMDHVEAFNKIANELKLTPQQRNDILSRIDLTKEFFPVTIKANISWDEMIKYRQDMPFFPGLLVSDNYQRYYPYKDNFTHIVGLVGNPTLDEATQDRQLKIDGLKNGKSGIEKWSDITLRGKPGTLSAEVDVHGTQVRDLGSVQSKSGRSVQSTLDSTIQNAMMAALKKNPVAAGVVLDAQTGDVLAMCSLPSFDPNIFAGGAVLPNDWQNINNNELSPLPNRVIQGAYPPGSTIKPLVALSLLHDNHDPEEKVMCKGSFKLGERSYGCWKAGGHGEMNMSDAIKYSCDVYFYTMGLRIGIEKIFRVFSDFGFGAPTGFVDKNERSGFIPSESWKMKTVNEPWYGGETVIHAVGQGYLLVTPIQLAVATAAIANGGHVLTPGIFPEKRPTRTLKYKPEHMEFIRNGMWRVVNEEHGTALGSNLQIPGFEMSGKTGTAQVRKLKEWEKQRGAAAQYGSAWALRDHGLFMAFAPYDNPRYAAAAVVEHGLGGALAAAPVIKAALVAAYQVEQKQKSAG, encoded by the coding sequence ATGCTATTCGCCGAAGAAAAAGTTTTTGATAGACGTATCGCCCTGTTGCAAGGCGGTGGCTTGTTGATGGCCGGCGTGCTTGGTGCAAGGTTGGTTGATTTGCAAATTATCAAGAAAAATTTTTACCTTAAAAAATCCGACAATAACCGCGTTCGCGTTATTCCCATTATTCCGGAGCGCGGTAAAATTCTCGACCGCTACGGCGATATTTTGGCCGGCGCGGTGCGCAATTTCCGCTTGGATTTTTTGGTGTCGGAGGTCAAGGATGATGCCGGCGCAAAAATGGACCATGTCGAGGCCTTCAACAAAATTGCCAACGAATTAAAATTAACGCCGCAACAACGAAACGATATTTTATCACGCATCGATTTGACCAAGGAATTTTTTCCGGTAACGATAAAAGCAAACATCAGCTGGGACGAAATGATAAAATACCGCCAAGACATGCCGTTTTTTCCTGGGTTATTGGTGTCGGATAATTATCAACGTTATTACCCCTACAAAGACAACTTCACCCATATCGTCGGCCTGGTCGGCAACCCCACCCTGGATGAGGCAACCCAAGATAGGCAATTAAAAATCGATGGTTTAAAAAATGGCAAAAGCGGTATCGAAAAATGGAGCGATATAACCTTGCGCGGCAAACCCGGCACCTTGAGCGCGGAGGTCGACGTGCACGGCACACAGGTGCGCGACCTGGGGTCGGTGCAATCAAAATCTGGCCGGTCGGTGCAAAGCACGCTTGATTCGACGATTCAAAACGCAATGATGGCCGCCCTCAAAAAAAATCCGGTGGCGGCGGGCGTGGTGCTCGACGCGCAAACCGGCGATGTGTTGGCGATGTGCTCCCTGCCGTCTTTCGACCCCAATATATTTGCCGGCGGCGCGGTCTTGCCCAACGATTGGCAGAACATCAACAATAATGAATTATCCCCCCTGCCCAACCGCGTTATCCAAGGGGCCTACCCGCCGGGTTCGACCATCAAACCATTGGTCGCCCTAAGCCTGTTGCATGACAACCATGACCCCGAAGAAAAGGTGATGTGTAAAGGGAGTTTTAAATTGGGCGAGCGTAGCTATGGTTGTTGGAAGGCTGGCGGCCATGGCGAAATGAACATGTCGGACGCGATTAAATATTCTTGCGATGTTTATTTTTACACCATGGGGTTACGCATCGGCATCGAAAAAATATTCCGCGTCTTTAGCGATTTTGGTTTTGGCGCGCCGACCGGTTTCGTTGATAAAAACGAACGAAGCGGTTTCATTCCATCCGAAAGTTGGAAAATGAAAACCGTCAACGAACCATGGTATGGTGGCGAGACGGTTATCCACGCGGTTGGTCAAGGTTATTTGCTGGTCACGCCTATCCAATTGGCGGTTGCGACTGCCGCCATCGCCAATGGTGGCCATGTGTTGACACCGGGCATATTCCCCGAAAAACGGCCGACCCGCACGCTAAAATACAAACCTGAACATATGGAATTTATTCGCAACGGCATGTGGCGCGTCGTTAATGAGGAACATGGCACCGCCCTGGGTAGTAATTTGCAAATTCCGGGGTTTGAAATGTCGGGCAAAACCGGCACCGCCCAGGTTCGCAAATTAAAGGAATGGGAAAAGCAACGTGGTGCCGCGGCGCAATATGGCTCGGCCTGGGCGTTGCGCGACCATGGGCTTTTCATGGCCTTCGCGCCCTACGACAACCCGCGTTACGCCGCCGCCGCGGTGGTGGAACATGGCCTGGGCGGGGCATTGGCCGCCGCACCGGTTATTAAGGCCGCGCTGGTTGCCGCCTATCAAGTTGAACAAAAACAAAAATCCGCCGGATAA
- a CDS encoding redoxin family protein produces MAKKIKKPIQINIILIVLPLVVGLVLGVLWRGLAGPSQDDNQNYARLNQPFPAMSLTLLDSGKEITSDEFRGNSAMVINVFASWCGPCVAEMPMLKKLKPQLANLQVKLVGINWQDKKSAAELFLKTNGNPFDILLADSDGRAMINMGLVGVPETYFIDKNGIVRFRKIGPIIDDKDMAGLLDVIKKWQ; encoded by the coding sequence ATGGCCAAAAAAATTAAAAAACCTATCCAGATAAATATAATCCTTATCGTCCTGCCGCTGGTGGTGGGGTTGGTGTTGGGCGTGCTGTGGCGTGGGTTGGCTGGCCCGAGCCAAGACGATAATCAAAATTATGCGCGGCTCAACCAGCCATTTCCCGCCATGAGCTTGACATTGCTGGATAGCGGCAAAGAAATAACCAGCGATGAATTTCGCGGCAACAGCGCGATGGTTATCAATGTATTTGCCAGCTGGTGTGGGCCATGTGTGGCGGAAATGCCGATGTTAAAAAAACTAAAACCGCAATTGGCAAACCTGCAGGTAAAATTGGTCGGTATTAATTGGCAAGATAAAAAATCAGCGGCCGAATTGTTTTTAAAAACCAATGGCAACCCATTTGATATATTATTGGCCGATAGCGACGGGCGGGCGATGATAAACATGGGGTTGGTCGGCGTGCCCGAAACCTATTTTATCGACAAAAATGGCATCGTGCGGTTTCGCAAAATCGGCCCGATTATTGATGATAAGGACATGGCCGGTTTGTTGGATGTTATCAAAAAATGGCAATAA